In Longimicrobiaceae bacterium, the genomic stretch TCGGGATGGCGATCTCGGGGAGGAGCGGGCGCACGTCGTCGCGCAGGATGTGCGCGAGGGCACGGATGATGGTGCGCGGCCCCGCCAGCGCCGCGTCGCCCACGATGGTGGGGAGGAAGTAGGGGTCGCCCCAGCGGCGCGGCGGGGCCACCTCCGCCGCGAAGCGGAGCAGGGTGAGCGGGGAGAGCGGGCGGGGGATCCCCGCGGAGTCCACCAGCACCAGCCGCTTGACCCGCTCGGGGTGGCGCGCGGCGAGGTGCACAGAGAGCTGCCCGCCCATGGAGTGCCCCACCAGGTCCACGGGGGGGAGCGCCAGCCGGTCCATCCACCCCGCCAGCAGGTCGGCGAGCTGCGCGATGGGCGGCAGCTTCCCCCGGCGGCGGGTGCGCCCGAAGCCGATCACGTCCGGCACCACCACCCGGAACCCCTCCGCCAGCGCCGGGACGTTGCGCCGCCACCAGCGCGAGGAGCCGGAAAGGCCGTGCAGCAGGACGAGGGGGTCGCCCTCCGCCCCGAACTCCGCCGCGTGGATCCGGTACGGCGGCACCTCGGTGACGATGCGCCGGTCCGGCGTCCACGGCCAGCTCGGAAGCGGGCCCGCCCTGGGGGCGGAACGGTTCCTGGAGAGGGGTACGAAGCGCGTGATCATCCCGGGGTGGTGGCGGGGTCCTGCGCGGCCGCGTGCGCGCATCCGCATGCGGCGCGTGCAATTGCCGCGCCCCCGCCCCGCTGCGGAGGGGGTTCGGGTGTTTCCTGAAAGCACGAAAGGTGCTATATTTACGGCTACCTGAGAGTGCTGAATTTTCATCCCGCGCGCGGGATGCTCACTGCCATAGACCAATGGAGGCTTTCTTGACCCGAAAGAAGAAGACCGCCCCGAGCCGGGGCCCGTCCGAGCTGGAACAGGCCCGCAACGACCTTTTCGGGCACATCCACCGCTGCGGCGTGCTCCGCGCGACGGAGGAGCAGCAGGAGGAGTGGATGAGCGACACGCTCGACTACCTCGCCGAGTGCTACCCGTCCCTCGGGGAGGACGAGATCCAGGAGCTCAGGACCATCGGCCTCCGCTTCTGCCGCCCCGTGATCGACAACGTCGCCCCGGCGGACGAGGACGAGTCCGCGGACGACGTGGACGGGGCCGGAGAGGAAGAGATCGCCGCTTCCGCGGCCTGACCGCGGAGGCGCTGGGGCCCCGATCCCGGGGCCCCGCAGGCCCTACCGTTCTCCCCATGGACACCGACCCAGCCCTACCCGTCCTCCTCGCGATTCCCGCGCTCCTCGCGGCGAACGCGTTCTTCACCGCAGCCGAGTTCGCACTCCTCACCCTCCGCCGCAACGCCCCCGTGGCCGGTGCGCGGGAGGGCGAGCCGGGTGCTTCGCGCACGCTCTCCCCGGACCGCATCGACGAGCTCGCCCTCGCCGCGCAGCTCGTGCGGAGCGCCGCCTCCGTGCTCCTGGGATACCTGGCCGCCCTCGCCCTGCGCGACGCCCCATGGCTCGCCGGGGCGCTTCCGGACGGGGCGGTCGCCGCCCTGGCGCTCGGCGCGGCGGTGCTGCTGCACGCGACCCTCGGCGAGCAGGTCCCCAAGCTCCTGGCCGGAGGACGCGCCGCGGCGGTGGCCCGCCTCACGCTGGGGCCGCTGCGCCTCTTCGGCCTGCTCCTGCGCCCGCTCACCTGGCCGCTCGCCCGGCTCGTCCCCGCCGCGCTCCGCCCGTTCGGCGTGTCGGGCGGCTTCCACCCGCTGGTGTACACCCCCGACGAGATCCGCATGTTCGTGGCGCGCAGCTCCGAGCAGGGGGTGGTGGAGGAGGACGAGCGCGAGATGATCCACGGGGTCTTCGAGTTCTCGGACACGGTGGCGCGAGAGGTGATGACGCCGCGCACCGAGATGGCGGCCGTCCCGGCGGACGTGTCGCTGGAGGCGCTCCTCGACGTCGTGGTGGCCGAGGGGCACTCCCGCTTCCCCGTGTACGAGGGCTCCATCGACTCCATCGTGGGCGTGGTGCTCACCAAGGACCTGTTCCCGCTCCTGCGCGGCCGCGACGCCGCGGCCGGGCCGTTCGACGTCCGCGCCATCATGCGCGAGCCGTACTTCGTCCCCGACACCAAGCCGGTGGACGACCTCCTGGCCGAGTTCCGGCAGCAGGGCGTGCACCTCGCCAT encodes the following:
- a CDS encoding alpha/beta fold hydrolase, with translation MITRFVPLSRNRSAPRAGPLPSWPWTPDRRIVTEVPPYRIHAAEFGAEGDPLVLLHGLSGSSRWWRRNVPALAEGFRVVVPDVIGFGRTRRRGKLPPIAQLADLLAGWMDRLALPPVDLVGHSMGGQLSVHLAARHPERVKRLVLVDSAGIPRPLSPLTLLRFAAEVAPPRRWGDPYFLPTIVGDAALAGPRTIIRALAHILRDDVRPLLPEIAIPTLVVWGELDTIIPLEHAREFRAGIPGARLAVLRDAAHNPMVDRPEDFNRLVADFLRGESVGE
- a CDS encoding hemolysin family protein, which translates into the protein MDTDPALPVLLAIPALLAANAFFTAAEFALLTLRRNAPVAGAREGEPGASRTLSPDRIDELALAAQLVRSAASVLLGYLAALALRDAPWLAGALPDGAVAALALGAAVLLHATLGEQVPKLLAGGRAAAVARLTLGPLRLFGLLLRPLTWPLARLVPAALRPFGVSGGFHPLVYTPDEIRMFVARSSEQGVVEEDEREMIHGVFEFSDTVAREVMTPRTEMAAVPADVSLEALLDVVVAEGHSRFPVYEGSIDSIVGVVLTKDLFPLLRGRDAAAGPFDVRAIMREPYFVPDTKPVDDLLAEFRQQGVHLAIVLDEFGGTYGMVTMEDLLEEIVGDINDEHDVAEPEFAATPEGDVLIDGGASISEVNERFGVALPEEDFDTVGGYVFGALERVPVVGDVVAVPSGEGEMELRVEAVDERRVSMVRLARRAPVGDLAG